From a single Crateriforma spongiae genomic region:
- a CDS encoding sulfatase/phosphatase domain-containing protein — translation MRLGTPPALRTAAILALLTATAFGHRLATANDDTAKRPNILFVFSDDHATQAIGAYGSKINQTPHLDRIASDGMLFRNSFCANSICGPSRACILTGKHSHINGFRRNGNRFDGSQVTFPKLLQDVGYQTALIGKWHLGTDPTGFDHWEVLPGQGNYYNPVFLQMGGDRKQYEGYVTDIITEQALDWLKNRDEDKPFLMMCQHKAPHRNWSPPPRHFSLYKDTDVPVPETLFDDYQGRSELLKENEMSIADHMYWQHDMKFQGENQFPEHFASGIINREYQRMTDQQKADWDAAYGPENEALINSIRDGSMSDQDIVRWKYQRYIKDYLRCVQAVDDSVGQLLDYLDESGLAEDTIVIYSSDQGFYLGEHGWYDKRWMFEESLQMPFIIRWPGKVASGVESKALIQNIDYAPTFLEIAGAGVPDEIQGRSMVSMLKNEGKATSDWRDAIYYAYYENAAVHNVPLHDGVRTDRYKLMYFARTRQWNLFDLQEDPLELKSVHDDPQYASILLAMQKRYWDLRVLYDVNTATIPATRGTEKWWADRFQSQTRRASQGNADLAFIGDSITQGWEGAGKKIWQEFYGDRRPINLGISGDRTEHVIWRLDKGKVNKLNPKVAVVMIGTNNTGHLMQSPDQVAQGVTAIVEDLRQRWADTQILLLGIFPRGADPFDLYRLNNIAINDRIRKLADGSHVHYMDIGDVFLESDGTISKTIMPDQLHLSEAGYRLWAEAIEPKLKDLGL, via the coding sequence ATGAGACTCGGCACACCGCCGGCGCTGAGAACCGCCGCCATTTTGGCCCTGCTGACCGCCACCGCCTTCGGCCATCGTCTGGCCACAGCGAACGACGACACCGCAAAGCGGCCAAACATCTTGTTTGTGTTTTCCGACGACCACGCGACGCAGGCCATTGGCGCTTACGGTTCGAAAATCAACCAAACGCCCCATCTGGATCGCATTGCCAGCGACGGCATGTTGTTTCGCAATTCGTTCTGCGCCAATTCGATTTGTGGACCGTCCCGAGCCTGCATCCTGACCGGCAAGCACAGTCACATCAACGGATTCCGACGCAACGGCAACCGTTTTGACGGCAGCCAAGTGACGTTTCCCAAGTTGTTGCAGGATGTCGGCTATCAAACCGCGCTAATCGGAAAGTGGCACCTGGGGACCGACCCGACAGGGTTCGATCACTGGGAAGTCTTGCCGGGACAAGGCAACTATTACAACCCGGTCTTTCTGCAGATGGGTGGTGACCGCAAGCAATACGAAGGCTATGTCACCGACATCATTACCGAACAGGCGCTGGACTGGCTGAAGAACCGTGACGAGGACAAGCCGTTCCTGATGATGTGCCAACACAAAGCACCGCACCGAAATTGGTCGCCACCACCACGTCACTTTTCACTGTACAAGGACACCGACGTTCCCGTCCCGGAAACCCTTTTCGATGACTATCAGGGACGAAGCGAACTGCTGAAAGAAAACGAAATGTCGATCGCCGATCACATGTATTGGCAGCACGACATGAAGTTCCAGGGCGAAAACCAGTTCCCCGAACACTTTGCATCCGGCATCATCAATCGTGAATACCAGCGAATGACGGACCAGCAAAAGGCTGACTGGGACGCCGCCTATGGCCCGGAAAACGAAGCACTTATCAATTCGATCCGTGACGGTTCGATGTCCGATCAAGACATCGTTCGGTGGAAGTATCAACGTTACATCAAAGATTACCTGCGATGTGTTCAAGCGGTCGATGACAGCGTCGGTCAGCTACTGGATTACTTGGATGAATCCGGCTTGGCCGAAGATACCATCGTGATCTACAGCTCCGACCAGGGTTTTTACTTGGGCGAACACGGCTGGTATGACAAACGTTGGATGTTCGAAGAATCCTTGCAAATGCCATTCATCATTCGCTGGCCCGGCAAGGTCGCAAGCGGTGTCGAATCCAAAGCGTTGATCCAAAACATCGATTACGCGCCGACGTTCCTCGAAATCGCAGGTGCTGGTGTCCCTGATGAAATCCAAGGGCGCAGCATGGTGTCGATGCTGAAGAACGAAGGCAAAGCGACATCCGATTGGCGCGACGCGATCTATTATGCGTACTACGAAAATGCCGCCGTGCACAACGTGCCACTCCACGATGGCGTCCGAACGGATCGGTACAAATTGATGTACTTCGCCCGCACTCGCCAATGGAATCTGTTTGATCTGCAAGAGGATCCGCTGGAATTAAAAAGCGTGCATGACGATCCGCAGTACGCATCGATTTTGCTGGCGATGCAAAAACGGTATTGGGATTTGCGAGTTCTGTACGATGTGAACACGGCGACCATCCCCGCAACGCGCGGCACCGAAAAATGGTGGGCCGATCGCTTTCAATCGCAGACACGCCGTGCATCGCAGGGCAACGCGGACCTTGCCTTCATCGGCGATTCAATCACGCAAGGATGGGAGGGCGCCGGCAAGAAGATCTGGCAGGAATTTTACGGCGACCGACGCCCGATCAACCTGGGAATCAGTGGCGACCGTACCGAACACGTGATTTGGCGTTTGGACAAAGGCAAGGTCAACAAGTTGAACCCGAAGGTGGCCGTTGTCATGATCGGCACCAACAACACCGGTCACTTGATGCAGTCGCCCGATCAAGTCGCCCAGGGTGTAACGGCCATCGTCGAAGATTTACGACAGCGTTGGGCGGACACCCAAATTCTGTTGCTGGGAATCTTCCCACGGGGCGCGGACCCATTCGATCTTTATCGCTTGAACAACATTGCGATCAACGATCGAATCCGCAAACTGGCCGATGGTTCACACGTGCACTACATGGACATCGGTGACGTGTTCCTGGAATCCGATGGCACGATCAGCAAGACGATCATGCCCGATCAGTTGCACTTGAGCGAAGCAGGTTATCGGCTTTGGGCCGAAGCAATCGAACCCAAGCTGAAAGATCTAGGGCTTTGA
- a CDS encoding histone deacetylase family protein: MTMTLLYYDPVYMQHRTGRHPESAERLQTVVRHLHFVGLDSLCDRPGWEPASRLQVERVHTAEYLNQLSQTQDAGGGWLDEDTVMSDQSLVAALKASGAVCDAVDRVIAGDAKTAMCLSRPPGHHALADRAMGFCLINHVAVAARQATARHQMNRVMIVDFDVHHGNGTQDLFYDDEQIAFFSMHRSPFYPHTGREDETGTGPALGTTCNAPVMFGTPRQTQMQTFAAKLQDFASRHPPELIIVSAGFDSHRNDPVGSLGWETDDYQTIAETILDLAHTHCEGKVISVLEGGYDPTALSDSVTLYLETFMDDEHRRGT; the protein is encoded by the coding sequence ATGACGATGACGCTGCTGTACTACGATCCCGTTTACATGCAACATCGCACGGGACGTCATCCGGAATCCGCCGAACGCTTGCAAACCGTGGTTCGGCATCTGCACTTTGTCGGGCTGGATTCGTTATGCGACCGGCCCGGGTGGGAACCAGCAAGCCGGCTGCAAGTCGAACGTGTTCATACGGCGGAATACCTGAATCAATTGTCCCAAACCCAGGACGCCGGCGGCGGATGGTTGGACGAAGACACCGTCATGAGCGACCAGTCATTGGTCGCAGCGTTGAAGGCGTCAGGCGCTGTCTGTGACGCGGTCGATCGAGTGATCGCCGGGGACGCCAAAACGGCGATGTGTTTAAGCCGTCCGCCGGGTCATCATGCGCTAGCCGATCGAGCGATGGGGTTTTGCTTGATCAATCATGTCGCTGTCGCCGCGCGTCAGGCAACGGCGCGACATCAAATGAACCGAGTGATGATCGTTGATTTCGACGTGCATCATGGCAACGGGACCCAAGATCTGTTTTACGACGACGAGCAAATTGCTTTTTTTTCAATGCACCGAAGCCCGTTTTATCCCCACACCGGCCGTGAAGACGAAACGGGAACCGGCCCCGCCTTGGGAACCACATGCAACGCGCCGGTAATGTTTGGAACACCGCGGCAAACACAAATGCAAACTTTTGCCGCCAAGCTGCAAGACTTCGCAAGCCGACATCCGCCTGAACTGATCATCGTCAGCGCTGGCTTTGACAGCCACCGCAACGATCCGGTTGGTTCGCTCGGCTGGGAAACCGACGACTACCAGACGATCGCCGAAACCATCCTGGATTTGGCTCACACCCATTGCGAGGGAAAGGTCATCAGCGTGCTCGAAGGCGGATACGACCCGACGGCGTTGTCCGACAGTGTCACGTTGTATTTGGAAACCTTCATGGATGATGAACATCGAAGGGGAACCTAG
- a CDS encoding bifunctional acetate--CoA ligase family protein/GNAT family N-acetyltransferase: MPFRPLRKIFSPKSVAVIGASSRAGSVGERVIANLINADFSGPVVPINPAHDAVHGLNCVSRISDVPHAVDLAVLCTPADVTPDVVDQCGKAGVGGLICLSDGFREIGPIGRGREDELKTVLAKYPRMRMIGPNCLGVIRPPVGLNASFATDAVQKGNVAFLSQSAAFCASILDRAASEGIGFSCVVSVGNMVNVTMADLIDHLAFDPHTDAIVIYLQSLADARRFMSAARAFTRYKPIIACKAGRYHQSAIAAASHTGAMVGIDAVYDAAFARAGIVRVDQAEDLWGCAELLTRYPNRCGSRLGILTNAGGPGVMAVDALMRCRGQLAKLDPQRRSAMDDLFPSGWSRDNPAVVFGDTDPVPYSEAADVMLADHGVDALLAILVPQPLTDPDQTARRIADVAKAHRKPLIACWMGGSRAASGAKWLHDHDIAVYSSPEKAVTAFGHLVHYGRRYDLLYETPKAAPPVVVSDDRTVDDLLGGEGDVAEKESPQVWSELRSKRLLAAYGIDVTMPQVVRSADQAIAAADAMGYPVAVKVYAPELTHKTDVGGVVLNVSNAEQVAEAYQTIHQRSAQARPDIQVRGVTVQPMLVDPLGRELIVGAKRDPVFGAVLMVGAGGIDAELFQDSAVELPPLSESLSRRLLEQLQCRPMLDAYRGRPPIAMDALQDALIRISHMVAQHPEVIELDINPLVVTPTRTIALDATVLVDHEWKPIAPGDFPHLAIRPYPDQWIRADRLSDGTEVTLRPIRPEDEDAWTRMLATCSQETIRLRFRYLFKQVEHEMAARYCFIDYDRELALVAEYHPPAQSDDPAIAGGESSLIGVGRLIADAENHEAEFAVMVHDQWQGRRLGSILTDRCLEIAKQRGLQKIVAETATENRAMRTIFQNRGFQCRRIIGDDTLIFTLDMAGANADAESKQA; this comes from the coding sequence ATGCCGTTTCGACCTTTGCGCAAGATCTTTTCGCCTAAAAGTGTGGCTGTGATTGGCGCCAGTTCGCGTGCCGGCAGTGTCGGGGAACGAGTGATCGCCAACCTGATCAATGCCGATTTTTCAGGTCCCGTTGTCCCAATCAATCCGGCCCACGATGCAGTCCATGGGCTGAATTGCGTTTCTCGTATCAGTGACGTGCCACACGCCGTTGATCTGGCGGTGCTGTGCACCCCCGCCGATGTGACGCCCGACGTGGTGGATCAGTGTGGCAAGGCCGGCGTGGGCGGATTGATCTGTCTAAGCGATGGCTTTCGAGAGATCGGTCCGATAGGGCGCGGGCGCGAAGACGAACTGAAGACCGTTTTGGCCAAGTATCCGCGGATGCGGATGATCGGTCCGAATTGTCTTGGCGTGATCCGCCCACCGGTCGGATTGAATGCCAGCTTTGCGACCGATGCGGTGCAAAAGGGGAACGTGGCGTTTCTTTCACAGTCGGCCGCCTTTTGTGCATCGATTCTGGATCGGGCCGCCAGCGAAGGGATCGGTTTTTCCTGCGTCGTTTCGGTCGGCAACATGGTGAACGTGACGATGGCTGATTTGATCGACCATCTGGCGTTTGATCCGCACACCGATGCCATCGTGATTTACCTGCAATCCTTGGCCGATGCTCGGCGTTTCATGTCGGCCGCGCGGGCCTTCACTCGGTACAAGCCGATCATCGCATGCAAAGCGGGGCGGTATCACCAGTCTGCGATCGCCGCGGCATCACACACCGGTGCCATGGTGGGAATCGATGCGGTGTATGACGCCGCGTTTGCACGTGCGGGCATTGTGCGTGTCGACCAGGCGGAAGATTTGTGGGGCTGTGCGGAACTGTTGACCCGGTACCCGAATCGATGTGGTTCACGATTGGGAATTTTGACCAATGCCGGGGGCCCGGGAGTGATGGCCGTTGATGCATTGATGCGATGTCGTGGTCAACTTGCAAAGTTAGATCCACAACGCCGAAGTGCGATGGACGATCTCTTTCCCAGCGGTTGGTCGCGTGACAATCCCGCCGTCGTTTTTGGCGACACGGATCCGGTCCCCTACAGCGAAGCGGCCGACGTGATGCTGGCCGATCACGGCGTGGATGCTTTGTTGGCGATCCTGGTTCCGCAACCGTTGACCGATCCGGATCAAACGGCGCGGCGCATTGCGGATGTCGCCAAAGCACACCGGAAGCCACTGATCGCATGTTGGATGGGCGGGTCTCGAGCAGCGTCCGGGGCGAAGTGGCTTCATGACCACGACATCGCAGTGTATTCCAGTCCTGAAAAAGCGGTCACCGCATTTGGGCATTTGGTGCACTACGGACGCCGGTACGATCTGTTGTATGAAACGCCCAAAGCCGCACCGCCGGTCGTGGTCAGTGATGATCGGACGGTGGACGACTTGTTGGGCGGTGAAGGTGATGTCGCGGAGAAAGAATCACCACAGGTTTGGTCGGAACTGCGCAGCAAACGTCTGTTGGCGGCCTATGGGATCGATGTCACGATGCCTCAAGTCGTGCGATCCGCTGACCAGGCGATCGCCGCCGCTGATGCGATGGGGTATCCCGTCGCCGTGAAAGTCTACGCACCGGAATTGACTCACAAGACCGACGTCGGCGGTGTCGTGCTGAATGTCAGCAACGCCGAACAGGTGGCCGAAGCCTACCAGACGATCCATCAACGATCGGCACAGGCACGACCTGACATCCAGGTTCGTGGGGTCACGGTCCAGCCGATGTTGGTCGATCCGCTGGGCCGGGAGTTGATCGTGGGGGCCAAACGCGATCCCGTCTTCGGTGCGGTGTTGATGGTCGGCGCGGGCGGGATCGACGCGGAACTGTTCCAAGATTCGGCGGTCGAATTGCCACCGCTTAGTGAATCGCTGTCACGGCGACTATTGGAACAGTTGCAATGCCGTCCGATGTTGGATGCGTACCGCGGGCGTCCGCCGATCGCCATGGATGCACTTCAGGATGCGCTGATACGTATCAGCCATATGGTGGCCCAGCATCCCGAAGTCATCGAACTGGATATCAATCCGTTGGTGGTGACGCCCACACGAACCATCGCGTTGGATGCGACGGTATTGGTTGATCACGAGTGGAAGCCGATTGCACCTGGCGATTTTCCACATTTGGCGATCCGTCCTTATCCCGATCAGTGGATTCGTGCGGATCGCCTGAGTGATGGCACGGAAGTGACGTTGCGTCCGATTCGGCCTGAAGACGAGGACGCGTGGACACGGATGTTGGCGACATGTTCACAGGAAACGATTCGGTTGAGGTTTCGATATCTGTTCAAGCAAGTCGAACACGAAATGGCGGCACGTTATTGCTTCATTGATTACGACCGCGAACTCGCGCTCGTGGCGGAATACCATCCGCCGGCGCAGTCCGATGATCCGGCCATCGCCGGCGGTGAGTCTTCCTTGATTGGTGTCGGACGTTTGATCGCCGATGCGGAAAATCATGAAGCCGAATTTGCCGTGATGGTTCACGACCAGTGGCAGGGACGACGACTGGGGTCCATCCTGACCGACCGCTGCCTGGAGATCGCAAAGCAACGGGGGCTTCAAAAAATCGTCGCCGAAACCGCCACCGAAAACCGTGCGATGCGGACCATCTTTCAAAACCGCGGCTTTCAGTGCCGACGGATCATTGGCGATGACACCTTGATCTTCACGCTGGACATGGCCGGTGCGAATGCGGACGCAGAATCAAAGCAAGCGTAA
- a CDS encoding ZIP family metal transporter: MPALPLLIAYCVVIVFASLIGGRLSAILRMTHLRTQLLMSCVGGLMLGIALLAMLPHATEMLVSASRACTGALIGLIAMFLMIRLFHTHDHGGPVSSRHHEGGHDHRHGHGHDHWHDPGIGHDHDLTDRHDAIDRAAADPPPRPRGTLEDGRKLGWFGMFFGLTLHTLIDGVALASSVMADHSGDAWLGLAGLGTFLAVALHKPLDAFAILSVMQRQQWSSQAQTVANLVFSTACPFGALAFYVGTSALQSQTELLGWGLAVSAGFFIGIALADLLPEVAFHDHDKGKLTAALLIGVGIAVGIENLPGHQHTEINSSRPEVNSEADSS; this comes from the coding sequence ATGCCCGCTTTGCCACTGCTGATTGCCTACTGTGTCGTGATCGTCTTTGCATCGTTGATCGGTGGACGGTTGTCGGCGATTTTGCGCATGACGCATCTGCGAACCCAGTTGCTGATGAGTTGTGTGGGGGGATTGATGCTGGGGATCGCGCTGCTGGCGATGCTGCCGCATGCGACCGAGATGTTGGTGTCGGCATCACGTGCGTGCACCGGTGCGTTGATCGGCTTGATCGCGATGTTCCTAATGATCCGGCTGTTCCACACACACGACCATGGCGGTCCGGTTTCGTCGCGCCATCACGAGGGTGGACACGACCATCGCCATGGCCACGGGCACGACCATTGGCATGATCCGGGCATCGGACACGATCACGACCTGACTGACAGGCATGATGCGATCGACAGGGCGGCCGCCGATCCGCCGCCACGTCCTCGTGGGACTCTGGAAGACGGTCGAAAACTCGGTTGGTTCGGTATGTTCTTCGGCTTGACGCTTCACACACTGATCGACGGCGTGGCTTTGGCCAGCAGCGTGATGGCGGACCATTCCGGCGACGCATGGTTGGGGTTGGCCGGACTGGGAACCTTTTTAGCGGTGGCACTGCACAAGCCGCTGGACGCCTTCGCGATCCTGTCGGTGATGCAGCGACAGCAATGGTCGTCGCAAGCCCAGACGGTTGCCAATCTCGTGTTTTCCACCGCTTGTCCGTTTGGCGCTTTGGCCTTTTACGTTGGCACGTCCGCCCTGCAGTCACAGACCGAACTTCTGGGGTGGGGGCTTGCCGTATCGGCCGGCTTTTTCATCGGAATCGCCCTGGCCGACCTGTTGCCCGAGGTGGCTTTCCATGATCACGACAAAGGTAAGCTGACCGCCGCGCTGTTGATCGGTGTTGGGATCGCGGTGGGCATCGAGAATCTTCCCGGGCACCAACACACCGAAATCAATTCATCGCGCCCCGAGGTCAACTCGGAAGCGGATTCCTCATGA
- a CDS encoding Gfo/Idh/MocA family protein, with amino-acid sequence MKVLMVGTGEYTTGYVHDQASDSDKSAGVVALTMFDLRRRGMVEQVSMAGTNGRKMPGIRDHLRRVIGDTYADLDVTAQCFPADDVDRDPTAYQRAIKALDPGDVVTVFTPDDTHFAIAMDAIRHGCHVLIAKPIVMTVDQHQQLIRAADDAGVLVAMEVHKRWDPIYADARDRIRNLGSFGFFHAYMSQPKSQLDTFRSWAGKSSDISYYLNAHHIDFLNWSIGSMATPVSVPGSAATGFAKGHGIDTEDTITLTVDWAMKDGTATGTAVFTSSWIAPKSDVHSQQRFFYMGHQGEVTVDQAHRGYGVATDGRGFQSVNPLFMKYTPDAEGRFAGQTGYGYRSIEAFVQAAIKIRRGHATPDDFHGRLATAKDTINVTAILQAGRRSLDTGTTISLD; translated from the coding sequence ATGAAAGTTCTTATGGTGGGCACCGGCGAATACACGACCGGATATGTCCACGATCAAGCCTCCGATTCCGACAAATCTGCCGGTGTCGTTGCGCTGACGATGTTCGACCTACGACGCCGTGGCATGGTCGAACAGGTGTCGATGGCAGGGACCAACGGCCGAAAGATGCCGGGCATACGCGATCATTTGCGACGTGTGATCGGCGACACTTATGCCGACCTAGATGTGACCGCCCAGTGTTTTCCGGCCGATGACGTCGACCGCGATCCAACCGCATACCAGCGGGCGATCAAAGCTCTGGATCCCGGCGATGTCGTCACCGTGTTCACCCCCGACGACACGCACTTTGCCATCGCGATGGATGCGATCCGGCACGGTTGCCATGTCTTGATCGCCAAGCCGATCGTGATGACGGTCGACCAGCATCAGCAACTGATCAGGGCCGCCGACGACGCGGGGGTGTTGGTGGCGATGGAAGTCCACAAGCGTTGGGACCCGATCTATGCCGACGCTAGAGACCGCATTCGAAACCTTGGGTCATTCGGGTTCTTCCATGCCTACATGAGCCAACCCAAATCTCAGCTAGACACGTTTCGATCTTGGGCAGGCAAATCAAGCGACATCAGTTATTACTTGAACGCCCATCACATCGATTTTCTAAACTGGTCGATCGGATCGATGGCCACTCCCGTCTCGGTTCCTGGATCGGCGGCAACGGGATTTGCCAAGGGGCACGGAATTGACACTGAAGACACGATCACGCTGACCGTCGACTGGGCAATGAAGGACGGAACGGCAACGGGCACCGCGGTGTTCACATCGTCGTGGATCGCGCCAAAATCAGATGTGCATTCCCAACAACGATTCTTCTACATGGGGCACCAAGGCGAAGTGACCGTCGACCAGGCACATCGCGGCTATGGCGTTGCGACCGACGGACGCGGTTTTCAGTCGGTCAATCCGCTATTCATGAAATACACACCCGATGCCGAAGGCCGCTTCGCCGGACAAACGGGTTACGGGTATCGCAGCATTGAGGCTTTTGTGCAGGCTGCAATCAAGATTCGCCGGGGGCACGCGACACCGGACGACTTTCACGGGCGACTGGCCACGGCAAAAGACACAATCAATGTGACCGCGATCTTGCAGGCGGGGCGTCGGAGTCTGGACACCGGCACGACGATCAGCTTGGACTGA
- a CDS encoding tetratricopeptide repeat protein encodes MSDIHAQYNDVEKLIDEEKFEEAIKGLEEIVAKDDSFVLAHLALARVYTKTGQHAEAVQHGEKACELEPNESFNFTALSVTYQRAWAGTQDQEFIRKAEDAMARAQTLQMQQ; translated from the coding sequence ATGTCCGATATTCACGCCCAGTACAACGACGTCGAAAAACTGATCGACGAAGAGAAATTCGAGGAAGCCATCAAGGGCCTGGAAGAGATCGTCGCCAAAGACGATTCGTTCGTCCTGGCGCACTTGGCCCTGGCGCGGGTCTACACCAAGACCGGTCAGCACGCCGAAGCCGTCCAGCATGGTGAGAAGGCCTGCGAACTGGAGCCCAATGAATCGTTCAACTTCACCGCGCTTAGCGTGACGTACCAGCGTGCGTGGGCGGGAACGCAAGACCAGGAATTCATTCGCAAGGCCGAAGACGCAATGGCCCGTGCACAAACGTTGCAAATGCAGCAGTAG